One segment of Comamonas thiooxydans DNA contains the following:
- a CDS encoding transglutaminase-like cysteine peptidase gives MSTSPSLLFPQPVEKTQRLSRRGMLLYGSAILGAWALQNGFEAVALDFDGERLQSSMQSRYGAAGVQRLGQWLTMLQAQKDRSLQQQLPAVNTFWNRAVLQSEDSVLWSQSDYWATPLETLGRGAGDCEDYVIGKYFSLLRLGIAVEKLRLIYVRARLGGVGSTQSIAHMVLGYYETPAAEPLVLDSLLDNIMPASQRKDLTPVFSFNAQGVYVAGAQPASVDRITRWRDLLARMKQEGFLP, from the coding sequence TTGAGTACTTCGCCCAGCCTACTGTTTCCACAGCCCGTGGAAAAAACGCAGCGCCTGTCGCGCAGAGGTATGCTTTTGTATGGCTCGGCGATTCTCGGAGCCTGGGCGCTGCAGAACGGGTTTGAAGCCGTTGCGCTGGATTTCGACGGCGAGCGGCTGCAGAGCAGCATGCAGTCCCGCTATGGTGCCGCAGGTGTCCAGAGGCTGGGTCAGTGGCTGACGATGCTGCAAGCCCAGAAAGACAGGTCGCTGCAGCAGCAACTGCCGGCCGTCAACACGTTCTGGAATCGCGCAGTGCTGCAGTCGGAGGACAGCGTCCTCTGGTCCCAGTCGGACTATTGGGCCACGCCCCTTGAAACCCTGGGCAGGGGGGCTGGAGACTGCGAGGATTACGTGATTGGCAAGTATTTCTCGCTGCTGCGCCTGGGCATCGCGGTAGAGAAACTGCGCCTGATCTATGTGCGTGCCCGCCTGGGGGGCGTGGGTAGTACGCAGAGCATTGCGCATATGGTGCTGGGCTATTACGAGACACCCGCAGCCGAGCCGCTGGTGCTGGACAGTCTGCTGGACAACATCATGCCGGCAAGCCAGCGCAAGGACTTGACTCCTGTATTCAGCTTCAATGCACAGGGTGTATATGTCGCGGGCGCACAGCCTGCTTCGGTGGACAGGATCACGCGTTGGCGCGATCTGCTGGCGCGCATGAAGCAGGAAGGTTTTTTGCCATGA
- a CDS encoding LapD/MoxY N-terminal periplasmic domain-containing protein: protein MSLLKQLLISVTVAIVAILIGTLAFSIGAARQYLDGQLQSESENAASSLALSLSQPANQDPVTQELLMMALFDGGQFKLIRLASPQGETLFERRRDNGVTDGSASAAKLKDSAAPPWFVEMLPLRSPKAERVISDGWKQVGQLTLVVDNSYASQALWGSSVRLTGVVVLAGLAWAFFVVLLFRWFRKVLQQEISAQVQAIGRQAGSEVLAKPARAVVAELVPVLSAIADTRERVQATAQEQMARIESLELEVNRDPVTQLPNRKYFVNELRRALSGADGVAAHGHVMLFRQRDLLALNAQMSRASADAWLAAMGEQVNQVLRGRAECKAQLARLNGSDFVVLMPALAGPQAMSLVQQIRQVLLSMRVTLSSGQWCRWSFALTDYSASSSVTGVLARLDYGLMRAESSGQAEVEYVTYGDDEVVSDLAGETLWRQMLIGSLEARDTLSLSVQPLQFRGRYGLQERGEASLSLCTASGETLMGSLFLPVAVRLGLSAEFDLRAVALGAAWLEQNDCELVIRISLPSLAQPDFLGRLREELNAPGWARRLPLLCLELDAHGLAAYPDEVTEFCQAMAMAGVGVGLRRLDQQPMGLTKLHTLPLRYVKLGGEFSEQAAQSPGALHLLQAIVETATGLGIQVVVTDVVNAEAAKLLHQQNALTLAT, encoded by the coding sequence ATGTCGTTGTTAAAACAACTTTTGATCAGCGTGACGGTGGCCATTGTGGCAATCTTGATCGGCACCCTGGCTTTCAGCATCGGTGCTGCGCGCCAGTATCTGGATGGGCAGTTGCAGTCCGAGAGCGAGAACGCAGCATCTTCGCTGGCCTTGTCGCTGTCGCAGCCGGCCAACCAGGATCCGGTCACGCAGGAGTTGCTGATGATGGCCTTGTTCGATGGCGGGCAGTTCAAGCTGATCCGCCTGGCGTCCCCGCAGGGCGAGACCTTGTTCGAGCGCAGACGCGACAACGGCGTTACCGATGGTTCTGCCTCTGCAGCCAAGCTCAAGGACAGTGCTGCTCCGCCGTGGTTTGTGGAGATGCTGCCGCTGCGTTCGCCAAAGGCAGAGCGTGTGATCAGCGACGGCTGGAAGCAGGTTGGGCAATTGACGCTGGTTGTGGACAACAGCTATGCGAGCCAGGCACTGTGGGGCAGCAGCGTGCGCTTGACGGGTGTGGTGGTGCTGGCCGGGCTGGCCTGGGCTTTCTTTGTAGTCCTGCTGTTCAGATGGTTTCGCAAGGTCTTGCAGCAGGAAATCTCGGCACAGGTTCAGGCGATTGGACGTCAAGCCGGCAGTGAGGTACTGGCGAAGCCCGCCAGGGCCGTCGTTGCCGAGCTGGTGCCCGTACTCAGTGCCATTGCAGACACCCGAGAGCGGGTGCAGGCTACGGCGCAGGAGCAAATGGCGCGTATCGAATCACTGGAGCTGGAGGTCAATCGTGATCCTGTTACTCAGCTGCCGAATCGCAAATACTTTGTCAATGAGTTGCGTCGTGCGCTCAGCGGAGCTGATGGCGTTGCGGCACATGGCCATGTGATGCTGTTCAGGCAGCGAGATCTGCTGGCTCTGAATGCGCAGATGTCCCGAGCCAGTGCCGATGCCTGGCTGGCCGCGATGGGTGAACAGGTCAATCAGGTGTTGAGGGGGCGTGCCGAGTGCAAGGCTCAGCTGGCACGCCTCAATGGCTCGGACTTTGTGGTTCTCATGCCGGCCCTGGCCGGGCCCCAGGCCATGTCGCTGGTGCAGCAGATCCGACAGGTGCTGCTGTCCATGCGTGTGACCTTGAGCAGCGGCCAATGGTGCCGCTGGAGCTTTGCCCTGACCGATTACTCGGCATCGAGTTCGGTCACAGGCGTGCTTGCGCGGCTGGACTACGGTCTGATGCGAGCCGAGAGTTCGGGCCAGGCAGAGGTGGAGTATGTGACCTACGGGGATGATGAGGTGGTCTCTGATCTGGCTGGGGAAACCTTGTGGCGTCAGATGCTGATTGGTTCATTGGAGGCTCGGGATACGCTTTCCCTGTCCGTTCAGCCCCTGCAATTCAGGGGCAGGTATGGGCTGCAGGAGCGTGGCGAAGCCTCGCTCTCGCTATGCACTGCTTCAGGTGAGACCTTGATGGGGTCGTTGTTCCTGCCGGTCGCCGTGCGCCTGGGCTTGTCGGCAGAATTCGATTTGCGAGCGGTGGCCCTCGGGGCTGCGTGGCTTGAACAGAACGACTGCGAGCTGGTCATTCGAATCTCCTTGCCCTCGCTGGCTCAGCCGGACTTCCTGGGGCGACTGCGTGAAGAGCTGAACGCTCCGGGATGGGCGCGCCGCTTGCCGCTACTCTGTCTGGAGTTGGATGCGCACGGACTTGCGGCGTATCCCGATGAAGTCACTGAATTCTGCCAGGCCATGGCAATGGCTGGTGTGGGCGTGGGGCTGCGTCGCCTGGATCAGCAGCCCATGGGCTTGACCAAGCTCCATACCTTGCCGCTGCGCTATGTGAAGCTGGGGGGAGAATTCTCGGAGCAGGCTGCGCAAAGCCCTGGTGCCTTGCATCTGTTGCAAGCCATCGTCGAGACTGCGACAGGGCTTGGAATTCAAGTGGTGGTGACCGATGTCGTCAATGCGGAGGCTGCGAAGCTGTTGCATCAGCAAAACGCGTTGACGCTGGCTACTTGA
- a CDS encoding retention module-containing protein — MAAQTVLVTKLTGQAWMRGPDGNLTELREGMRIPADAEIVTASGSTVQLQVGGQPPLMVGENQDVHLTADLIQPPTVEEAAVASPANAQIDQIIAAINAGQDPFDELDPTAATLSGGSEGGSTFVRLSSIIEAVSPLALEYGRSVPATTVLPLFSGVSALADNTDQVTPPQPVTSIPQASADSGAIFEDAVSALQGNVLANDRLGEGTLTEHRVVLVGADQGQYGKITLNSDGSYSYQLDSSLNAVQALGVGETLVETFTYTLVDKDGASSSATLTVTIVGTNDDPVLTGKADGALAEDGVSVVTGKLDVADVDITDTHSWSVSNEGKGQYGSFSVDQNGEWTYVLNNDDPKVQALAEGQKVTDTITVTVDDGHGGTATQTITVTITGTNDGPVSTSISDTSGIDAQTGVSYDVSSHFSDPDTSDKLTYTATGLPPGLSIDPNTGLITGSIDHSASQGGNNGVYTVTVTATDPSGATTSQNFNWDVTNPAPSAADDTGTTDEDTTLNVDAQNGVLVNDVDPDGDILTVSQVNGATASVGTPTAGSNGGTFILNADGSYSFNPGNAFQYLATGQTATSSITYTVTDSEGGTSTATLTITITGQTDAPPVITPEDSDGTVTGAHNSVVEGTGDTVTGSVTVTAEAGIAGVTVGGQDVTGATAATPVVITTDKGILTVSGYDAASGKITYTYQETGGADDHTAGDDSVQDHFTVTVTDVAGKSTSNDLVIQIIDTAPVAKDDDGGTVTEDATAAITGNVLTNDTLGADASTVVITTGDAKYGTLVDNGDGTWSYQLNNSLSAVQALKAGQLLTETIRYTVTDADGDSSVAVLTITIKGTNDIPVVTNDAKSVTEDAGVSDGKLSVNGAVTISDADTGESTFNTGSLKFTGSTHVGGQLGGITINPDGTYTYKVDNAAVQFLKAGQSIVETYTVASADGTATSTITITINGTNDVPTVTNDAKSVTEDVGVSGGKLSVNGAVTINDTDTGESTFNAGSLKFTGSTHTGGQLGTIDINPDGTYTYKVDNAAVQFLKAGQSIVETYTVASADGTATSTITITINGTNDVPLLQAQTNQGLEDHSVSGNVLVGATDKDGDTLTVAEFTINGTKYTAGSTANVIGVGAIFIKADGSYIFTPNANWNGVVPTITYTVSDGTAQVSSTLNINVLPVNDAPVSKDGFGHVTEGKDYVFGTKDFAFSDPVEGHSMKSVIIDSLPSGGTLYFNGQAVTQGQEISAADLLGGKLVYTPNASNVGENAGASFQFHVKDTGGTANGGQDSSSQQTFTLHVDQFATGNNGDETVKGGSGDDVLLGDQGGMLKNVTPGTSYNIALVLDLSGSMDYTWGSGSNQEKRLDTAKKALKSLLENQLANHDGTINVSLITFADSSAKMQKAISGLTPDNVDQMVNILLGLKADGGTPYGAAFHETKSWFDGQPTVDSNGNAYKNLTFFLTDGEPTSEGLWGYDRNTEFSSLAGVSEVHGIGIGSGVSTSTLNNYDNTGGRFSTGGSVYVDFSGGSSPTGANNPNTWQQDGTGSVTRIGSNNNNGSNSYKMRVTDTSADGQAFTVTMNAANKITVTNPAGASFGFDATVANKNTGDTFKWVLLKWNGSEWKEVESGTDANTKTSGIYGPGDYLYQFVLNDKTSGSSQLRVDIDNIRTYTTGRTDNSQVVLNPSDLATALIGGSTTSELAPVGNDKIFGGDGHDILFGDAINTDQLPWGVNGNPAKPADYLDGSGLDGLKQFLFLKNGVQPTDADLHKFISDNHGMFDVQGDTRGGSDELHGGNGNDIIYGQGGNDTLFGDDGNDILYGGVGNDTLDGGSGNDTLIGGKGDDILIGGAGDDIFVWLKGDQGTPDAPAKDVINDFGKGGSDVNGNDVLDLHDLLQGEESSTDLSKFLNFSKSGADTVLKVSTDGNLGTSGSNYDQLITFKGVDLTAGHSLTSTADQNALIKELIDQGKLKIDHS, encoded by the coding sequence ATGGCAGCTCAAACCGTTCTCGTTACCAAACTCACTGGCCAAGCTTGGATGCGTGGTCCTGATGGCAATCTGACGGAACTCCGTGAAGGCATGCGCATCCCCGCTGACGCCGAGATAGTGACGGCTTCCGGCAGCACCGTGCAGTTGCAGGTGGGTGGCCAGCCACCGCTGATGGTGGGCGAGAATCAGGATGTGCATCTCACTGCGGACCTGATTCAGCCGCCCACCGTGGAAGAGGCTGCTGTGGCGAGCCCCGCGAATGCACAGATTGACCAGATCATTGCGGCCATCAACGCTGGCCAGGATCCGTTCGATGAGCTGGATCCCACGGCGGCCACATTGTCGGGCGGCAGCGAGGGTGGCAGTACTTTTGTGCGCCTTTCCAGCATCATTGAGGCAGTGTCGCCGCTGGCGCTGGAGTATGGACGTTCTGTACCAGCGACTACCGTCCTTCCACTTTTTAGTGGGGTGAGCGCTTTGGCGGACAACACGGATCAAGTTACGCCGCCTCAGCCTGTCACAAGCATTCCCCAGGCAAGTGCTGATTCGGGTGCGATCTTCGAAGATGCCGTATCTGCCTTGCAAGGCAATGTGCTCGCCAACGACAGGTTGGGTGAAGGGACTCTGACAGAACATCGAGTTGTTCTGGTCGGTGCAGATCAAGGGCAGTACGGCAAGATTACCCTCAATTCCGATGGCAGCTACAGCTATCAGCTTGATAGCAGCTTGAATGCTGTGCAGGCATTGGGTGTGGGTGAGACCCTGGTCGAAACTTTTACGTATACCCTGGTCGATAAAGACGGCGCCAGTTCTTCTGCGACATTGACTGTCACCATCGTTGGCACCAATGACGATCCCGTCCTCACCGGCAAGGCCGATGGGGCTTTGGCCGAAGACGGCGTGTCGGTGGTCACCGGCAAGCTCGACGTGGCCGATGTCGACATCACCGATACCCACAGCTGGAGCGTCAGCAACGAAGGTAAGGGTCAGTACGGCAGCTTCTCGGTCGACCAGAACGGCGAGTGGACCTACGTGCTGAACAACGACGATCCCAAGGTGCAGGCCCTGGCCGAAGGTCAGAAGGTCACCGACACCATCACCGTGACCGTCGACGACGGCCACGGCGGCACAGCGACTCAGACCATCACCGTCACCATCACTGGTACCAACGACGGTCCGGTTTCCACTTCCATTTCCGACACTTCGGGCATCGATGCTCAAACCGGTGTGAGCTATGACGTATCCAGCCATTTCTCGGACCCTGACACCAGCGATAAGCTCACCTACACTGCGACCGGCTTGCCGCCCGGCCTGAGCATCGATCCGAACACCGGCCTAATCACTGGCAGCATCGATCATTCCGCTTCGCAGGGCGGCAACAACGGTGTCTACACGGTCACCGTGACTGCGACCGACCCGTCCGGTGCTACGACCTCCCAGAATTTCAACTGGGACGTTACCAACCCGGCCCCCTCTGCTGCCGACGATACTGGTACCACGGACGAGGACACCACGCTCAACGTCGACGCTCAGAACGGCGTCCTGGTCAATGACGTTGACCCGGATGGCGACATCCTGACTGTCTCGCAAGTCAATGGTGCCACTGCCAGCGTGGGCACGCCGACGGCTGGCTCCAACGGCGGTACGTTCATCCTGAATGCCGACGGTTCGTACTCGTTCAACCCCGGCAATGCTTTCCAGTACCTGGCTACCGGCCAGACGGCAACCAGCTCGATCACCTATACCGTCACGGACAGTGAAGGCGGTACCAGCACCGCCACGCTGACCATCACCATCACGGGCCAGACGGATGCGCCCCCGGTCATCACCCCCGAGGACAGTGACGGCACGGTCACCGGCGCCCACAACAGCGTGGTCGAAGGCACGGGCGACACCGTCACCGGCTCCGTGACCGTCACCGCCGAAGCCGGCATCGCCGGCGTCACCGTCGGCGGCCAGGACGTCACCGGCGCCACCGCCGCCACCCCGGTCGTCATCACCACCGACAAGGGCATCCTGACCGTCAGCGGCTACGACGCTGCCAGCGGCAAGATCACCTACACCTACCAGGAAACCGGCGGCGCCGACGACCACACGGCAGGCGACGACAGCGTCCAGGACCACTTCACCGTCACCGTCACCGACGTGGCCGGCAAGTCCACCAGCAACGACCTGGTCATCCAGATCATCGACACCGCCCCCGTGGCCAAGGACGATGACGGCGGCACCGTCACCGAAGACGCCACCGCTGCGATCACCGGCAACGTGCTGACCAACGACACGCTCGGCGCCGATGCCAGCACGGTTGTCATCACCACCGGCGACGCCAAGTACGGCACGCTGGTGGACAACGGCGACGGCACCTGGTCGTACCAGCTCAACAACAGCCTGTCCGCTGTCCAAGCCTTGAAGGCGGGCCAGCTCCTGACCGAAACCATCCGGTATACCGTTACCGATGCTGATGGCGACTCCAGCGTGGCAGTGCTGACCATTACGATCAAGGGCACTAACGACATCCCCGTAGTGACCAATGATGCGAAGTCGGTCACCGAAGACGCGGGTGTATCCGACGGCAAGCTCAGCGTGAACGGCGCCGTCACCATCAGCGATGCTGACACCGGCGAGTCCACCTTCAATACCGGCAGCCTCAAGTTCACCGGCAGCACGCATGTCGGCGGCCAGCTGGGCGGCATCACGATCAACCCCGACGGAACCTACACCTACAAGGTCGACAATGCCGCGGTGCAGTTCCTGAAGGCCGGCCAGTCCATCGTCGAGACCTACACGGTCGCCTCCGCCGACGGTACCGCCACCAGCACCATCACCATCACCATCAACGGCACCAACGACGTGCCGACGGTGACAAACGATGCCAAGTCGGTCACCGAAGACGTGGGTGTCTCCGGCGGCAAGCTCAGCGTGAACGGCGCCGTCACCATCAACGACACCGACACCGGCGAGTCGACCTTCAACGCGGGCAGCCTCAAGTTCACCGGCTCCACGCATACTGGCGGCCAATTGGGCACCATCGACATCAACCCCGACGGCACCTACACCTACAAGGTCGATAACGCCGCGGTGCAGTTCCTGAAGGCTGGTCAGTCGATCGTTGAAACCTACACGGTTGCCTCCGCCGATGGCACCGCCACCAGCACCATCACCATCACCATCAACGGCACCAACGATGTACCGCTGCTCCAGGCCCAAACCAACCAGGGTCTGGAAGACCACTCGGTGTCCGGCAACGTGCTTGTCGGCGCCACCGATAAGGACGGCGACACGCTGACCGTCGCTGAATTCACGATCAACGGCACGAAGTACACGGCAGGCTCCACGGCCAACGTCATTGGCGTCGGTGCGATCTTCATCAAAGCCGACGGCAGCTATATCTTCACGCCGAACGCCAACTGGAACGGGGTAGTCCCGACAATCACGTACACCGTATCGGACGGCACCGCCCAGGTTTCCTCCACGCTGAACATCAATGTCCTGCCGGTCAACGATGCTCCCGTATCCAAGGACGGTTTCGGCCATGTGACCGAAGGCAAGGACTACGTGTTCGGCACGAAGGACTTCGCGTTCTCGGATCCAGTGGAAGGCCATTCGATGAAGTCGGTGATCATCGATTCCCTACCTTCCGGTGGCACGCTGTACTTCAATGGCCAGGCTGTGACGCAAGGTCAAGAGATCAGCGCGGCGGATTTGCTGGGTGGCAAGCTGGTGTATACGCCGAATGCCTCGAACGTCGGCGAAAACGCCGGCGCATCCTTCCAGTTCCATGTCAAGGACACTGGCGGTACCGCCAACGGCGGCCAGGACTCGTCCAGTCAGCAGACATTCACACTGCACGTGGATCAGTTCGCGACGGGCAACAACGGCGACGAAACCGTGAAGGGAGGTTCGGGCGACGACGTGCTGCTGGGAGACCAGGGCGGCATGCTGAAGAACGTGACGCCGGGCACCAGCTACAACATCGCGCTGGTACTGGACCTGTCGGGTTCGATGGACTACACCTGGGGCAGTGGTTCCAACCAGGAAAAGCGCCTCGATACTGCCAAAAAAGCACTCAAATCGCTGCTGGAAAATCAGCTGGCAAACCACGATGGCACTATCAACGTGTCGCTGATCACGTTCGCGGATAGCAGCGCCAAGATGCAAAAGGCCATCTCTGGTCTGACCCCCGACAATGTCGATCAGATGGTGAACATCCTGCTGGGTCTGAAGGCTGACGGCGGCACGCCGTATGGCGCCGCTTTCCATGAAACCAAGTCCTGGTTTGACGGACAGCCCACGGTGGATAGCAACGGTAACGCGTACAAGAACCTGACATTCTTCCTGACCGACGGTGAACCCACTTCCGAAGGGCTGTGGGGCTATGACCGCAACACTGAGTTCAGCTCCCTGGCCGGCGTCAGCGAAGTACATGGCATCGGCATCGGCTCGGGCGTCTCCACCTCGACGCTGAACAACTACGACAACACCGGCGGCCGCTTCTCCACTGGTGGATCAGTCTACGTAGATTTCTCCGGAGGAAGCTCCCCCACGGGCGCGAATAATCCGAACACGTGGCAACAGGACGGCACGGGTTCCGTGACGAGAATTGGCAGCAACAACAACAATGGCAGCAATAGCTACAAAATGCGCGTCACGGATACCTCCGCTGACGGTCAGGCATTTACCGTGACCATGAATGCGGCCAACAAGATTACGGTAACCAATCCCGCTGGCGCCTCGTTCGGATTCGATGCAACTGTCGCAAACAAGAATACGGGCGATACATTCAAGTGGGTTCTGTTGAAGTGGAACGGTTCGGAATGGAAGGAAGTTGAGTCTGGTACCGACGCCAATACCAAGACGAGCGGGATTTATGGTCCGGGCGACTACCTCTATCAGTTCGTTCTGAACGACAAGACCTCGGGTAGCAGCCAACTCCGCGTGGACATCGACAACATCCGTACGTACACCACCGGCCGTACCGACAACTCGCAGGTCGTACTCAATCCGTCGGACCTAGCGACTGCGCTGATCGGCGGCAGCACGACCAGCGAACTTGCGCCTGTCGGCAACGACAAGATCTTCGGCGGCGACGGCCATGACATCCTGTTCGGGGATGCGATCAACACGGACCAGCTGCCGTGGGGTGTCAACGGCAATCCCGCCAAACCCGCCGATTACCTGGACGGGTCCGGCCTGGATGGACTCAAGCAGTTTCTGTTCCTGAAGAACGGCGTACAACCTACGGACGCCGATCTGCACAAGTTCATCTCGGATAACCATGGGATGTTCGACGTGCAGGGCGATACGCGTGGCGGTAGTGACGAATTGCATGGCGGCAACGGCAACGACATCATTTACGGCCAGGGCGGCAACGACACTCTGTTCGGCGACGATGGCAATGACATCCTTTACGGTGGAGTTGGCAACGATACATTGGATGGGGGCTCCGGCAACGACACGTTGATTGGTGGCAAGGGCGACGATATTCTGATCGGCGGAGCGGGCGACGATATCTTTGTCTGGCTCAAGGGCGATCAGGGAACACCTGACGCTCCTGCCAAGGATGTGATCAACGACTTCGGCAAGGGCGGCTCCGACGTCAACGGCAATGATGTGCTGGACCTGCATGATCTGCTGCAAGGAGAGGAGAGCAGCACGGATCTGTCCAAGTTCCTGAACTTCTCCAAGAGTGGTGCAGATACCGTACTCAAGGTCTCTACCGATGGAAATTTGGGTACCTCAGGCTCCAACTACGATCAACTGATCACGTTCAAGGGAGTGGATCTCACCGCTGGGCACTCGTTGACCAGCACGGCGGATCAGAACGCCTTGATCAAGGAGCTGATCGATCAAGGCAAGCTCAAGATCGACCACAGCTGA
- a CDS encoding response regulator transcription factor has translation MNALPVLMLTQDATLWQEWQQIAGPQWMPARGQSLADLQRWKQQGRTVVVLDAALPSLPESTAARWIELLKDLQVLVLSNRPRDEEGRNLLSRGASGYAHAQSSPEVLSRMLQSMAGGNIWLGRSLLQRLLRDVDARLPEQESDWAEPLSAREQEVARYASLGDSNAEIAERMSISERTVRAHLSAVFEKLQVQDRLALTLRVHGIGRKQLA, from the coding sequence ATGAATGCCTTGCCTGTATTGATGCTGACTCAGGATGCCACGCTGTGGCAGGAATGGCAGCAGATCGCAGGCCCTCAGTGGATGCCTGCGCGCGGCCAGAGCCTGGCCGATTTGCAACGTTGGAAGCAGCAAGGTCGTACCGTGGTGGTGCTGGATGCAGCCCTGCCATCCTTGCCCGAGTCGACTGCGGCCCGCTGGATTGAGCTGCTGAAGGATCTTCAGGTTCTGGTTCTCAGCAACCGTCCTCGCGATGAGGAGGGGCGAAACCTGCTGTCCCGCGGAGCATCGGGCTACGCCCATGCGCAATCGAGCCCGGAGGTGCTGTCGCGGATGCTGCAAAGCATGGCTGGCGGCAATATCTGGCTCGGACGCTCTTTGCTGCAGCGTTTGCTGCGCGATGTGGACGCCCGCCTGCCTGAGCAGGAGTCAGACTGGGCCGAGCCGTTGTCGGCACGCGAGCAGGAGGTGGCCCGCTATGCATCGCTGGGCGACAGCAATGCCGAGATCGCCGAGCGCATGTCTATCAGCGAGCGTACCGTGCGCGCCCATCTGTCTGCGGTTTTTGAAAAGCTGCAGGTACAGGATCGATTGGCGCTGACCCTGAGGGTTCACGGTATCGGGCGCAAGCAGCTGGCTTGA
- a CDS encoding bile acid:sodium symporter family protein, with amino-acid sequence MSRPRFVPDNFTLALIATVVLASFLPASGQLAEYVEIVTTGIVSLLFFLHGAKLSRQAILAGIGHWRLHIWIFIATFVLFPVLGLVLRPVLSPMVTTEMYIGVLFLCTLPATVQSAIAFTSMARGNVPAAVCSASASTLLGILVTPILVSLILHKNAEGGDALHAIGKIAMTLLLPFVIGHLMRPVIGGFLQRRASIIKLVDQGSILFVVYAAFSAAVISGLWKQTPLPSLLGLIVLCCILLAVVLLITTWGARRLGFSKEDEITLVFCGSKKSMVSGIPMANVLFPAASVGAIVLPLMLFHQIQLMVCAVLAQRYAKRVQIADQSEAH; translated from the coding sequence ATGTCTCGCCCCCGCTTTGTCCCCGATAACTTCACGCTGGCTTTGATTGCCACCGTCGTCCTCGCCAGCTTTCTGCCTGCATCCGGCCAGTTGGCCGAGTATGTGGAAATTGTCACCACAGGCATCGTCAGCCTGCTGTTCTTTCTGCATGGCGCCAAGCTCTCGCGCCAGGCCATCCTGGCGGGCATAGGTCACTGGCGCCTGCATATCTGGATCTTCATCGCCACCTTTGTACTGTTCCCCGTTCTGGGACTGGTACTGCGCCCGGTGCTTTCGCCCATGGTCACCACCGAGATGTATATCGGCGTGCTGTTTCTTTGCACCCTGCCCGCCACGGTGCAATCGGCGATTGCCTTCACCTCCATGGCGCGCGGCAATGTGCCCGCCGCCGTGTGCAGCGCGTCCGCCTCCACCTTGCTGGGCATTCTGGTCACGCCGATTCTGGTGAGCCTGATCCTGCACAAGAATGCGGAAGGCGGCGATGCCTTGCATGCCATTGGCAAGATTGCCATGACGCTGCTTCTGCCCTTTGTCATCGGCCATCTGATGCGCCCCGTGATCGGCGGCTTTTTGCAGCGTCGCGCGTCCATCATCAAGCTGGTGGACCAGGGCTCCATCCTGTTTGTGGTCTATGCGGCCTTCAGTGCTGCCGTCATCAGCGGCCTGTGGAAGCAGACACCACTGCCCTCGCTGCTGGGCTTGATCGTGTTGTGCTGCATTCTGCTGGCCGTCGTGCTCCTCATCACCACCTGGGGTGCACGCCGCCTGGGCTTCAGCAAGGAGGACGAGATCACTCTCGTTTTCTGCGGCTCCAAGAAAAGCATGGTCAGTGGTATTCCCATGGCCAATGTGCTCTTTCCCGCCGCCTCCGTGGGTGCAATCGTGCTGCCGCTGATGCTGTTTCATCAGATACAGCTCATGGTCTGCGCCGTGCTGGCGCAGCGCTATGCCAAGCGTGTGCAGATCGCCGACCAGAGCGAAGCTCATTAG